The sequence TGAAAAAAACATGCTCACCAAGCAGGAAGACCTCGTTTGTTACACCTACAATGCTGGCGGGGCGGCCCCATCAGCCTTTCTGCCCATTCTGGTAGCACTGCCCGTCACCGCCGAAGAAGTTTCCAAAATCGTCGGCTTCTGCAATGAGCACAAAATCAGCGTGGTCACCCGCTCACAGGGAAGCGGCCTCAGCGTCAACGCCATTACTGAAAGCGACTATTCCATCATCATTTCGCTGCAACGCATGAACTCCATCATTGTGGAGCCGGAAATCCTGATGGCTGTCGTTGGCCCCGGCGCCATCACTGCCGACATCAAAAAAGCTGCTGCCGCGCACAGCCTCATGTACCCGCCGGACCCTGCCAGCTTCACGTTTTCTTCCATCGGCGGCAACGTGGCGACCGATGCAGGCGGCTTGCAGTGCGTCAAGTACGGCACCACCAAAAGCTACGTCACGGGCATGCAGGTCGTGCTGGCTTCGGGCGAGATCATCCGTGCGGGCGGCAAGTGCATCAAGGACGTGACTGGCTACAACCTGACCCAATTGTTCACTGGCTCTGAGGGTACGCTTGGCGTCATAACAGAAATCACCCTCAAGCTCATTCCCCTGCCGCAGGCAAAGCGCGCCATGCGCGTTGCCTTCAACAACATTGAAAACGCCGCCAAGGCTGTTTCTGCAATCATGACGAGCGGCGTTGTGCCCTCCATCATGGAATTTCAGGAACAGACTTTGATCCGCGCTGTTGAAGACTACACCCATGCCGGTCTGCCCGTGGATGCGGGCGCAATGCTGCTGATCGAAGTGGACGGCGACGTTTCCACCCTCAAGCCGCAGGTGGAAGTGATCCGCCGGGTGTGCGAGCAGCTGGGCATGGTCGATTTTCACGTGGCAGAAACCGCAGAAGAAGCCGAGCAGCTCTGGGTTGCGCGGCGTTCCGGCCTGCCCGCCCTTGCACGCGTGGCAAAGGGACGTTTGGGCGGCGACCCGGCTGTGCCCATCAACAAGCTTGCCCAGGCCGTGCACATGCTCTTTGAAGTGGGCAAGAAGCACGGCATCAAGGTGAGCTGTCAGGGCCATGCGGGCGACGGCAACATTCATCCGCACTTCTTCTTCAACTCAGATGAAGAAAAGAAAACAGCCGCCAAGGCCCGTTCCGAGTTCCATTACGAAATCATCAAGATGGGCGGGACAGTTTCTGCGGAGCACGGCGTGGGCCGCGAAAAAGCGCCCTACATCACCAAGCAGCTGGGCGAAGCTCAGGTCGGGGCCATGCGGGCCATCAAAAAGGCTCTTGATCCCAACAATATCCTGAATCCTGGCTGCATCTTCGGAGGCCAGGCATGAGCAAGTCCCTGGACGAATTGAAAGCAGCCGCCCTCAAATGCACCCGTTGCGGGCAGTGCCTCACCATCTGCCCGGTTTACGGCAAGACATACGAAGAATCCAATTCTTCACGCGGCAAGCTTTTTCTGCTGCGTTCTCTGGCGGACGGCACGGTAAAGCCCACCAAGGAACTGATGGAACTGGCCGCCCGTTGCACCCTGTGCATGCGCTGCAAGGCCATCTGCCCTTCCGGCGTCAACACCACCGACCTGATCATGGCCTTACGCCGCAAGATGGCGGAAGAAGGCCAGCTGCCAGCCGCAAAGAGCATCGCCTTCAAAGCTGTCACCAAGGGTCGGCTGTTTGATATGGCCCTGAGCCACGCCAAACCTTTTCAGTCCATACTCTTCAAAAATACGGAAAACGGCGCGGGCAAGGTTTCACGCATTCCCATCCCCGCCGCAGGGCTGAACCTACGCCGCGTTGTCCCGGCCCTGGCCGACAAGCCGCTGCGCAAGATCATGCCTGCCGTCAGCAGCCCCAAGGGATCCGCCCGTGCTCGGGTGGCCTTTTTCCCCGGCTGCATGCTCAACTATGTCTATGTCAATGCAGGCAAGGCCCTCATAGACGTGCTGGTTGCCAACGGCGTGGAAGTGCATTTGCTGGACAACCTTCAGTGTTGCGGCACACCACTGTTTTCATCCGGCGATTTTGACGGCGCGGCCCTGCTGGCTGAAAACAACGCGCGCATCCTTTCGCGCGGCAGCTTTGACGCCGTCATCACCGGCTGCGCCACCTGCGGCTCGGCCCTCAGCAAGGAATACGGCGAGGTGCTGCAAAACAGCGACGCGCTTTCTGCGTGGGAAGGATTCAAGGACAAGGTCTTCGACTTTTCCGACTTCCTCATCAAGCTTGGCCCTGCGCCCTATGTGCAGAACGTCCCCCTCAAGGCGACCTATCACGATGCCTGCCACCTTGTGCGCGGCATGGGCGTTTCCAAGCAGCCCCGCAGCCTCATCCGCGCCATACCCGGCCTGCGCTTTGTGGAAATGAGCCGCCCCGATGTCTGCTGCGGTTGCGCGGGCACGTTCAGCGCCACCCACTACGAGCTGTCCCAGCAGATTCTGGCGGATAAAACCAGCGACATTCTGTCCACTGGGGCGGATGTTGTCGCCACGGGCTGTTCTGCCTGCAAGATGCAGCTTATCGACGGTTTGAGCCACCGCGGCGCAAACATTCGCGTGCTGCACACTGCCGAACTGCTTGCCAAGGCATATGGCCTGTAACAGGGCCATGCCGCGTCCCCTACGCGGCATCCCTTGCGGGCATGCTTGCTGTTTTGATTGAGCCATCTGCACAGCGAGCATGCCCGCAGGGGAAACAGGATCCAGTCAACCGCAGAATATTCATAACGCCCTGTTATTTAATTTTTCCGCGGAAATAACGGATCAGCCCAATACTTCGCAACGGTACACAACGTTAACTTTCGCAACACAGCCGAAAACATAGTTAACCAAACAATCCAGCCTTTAGAAAAAAGAGAAGTAATTTCAGCGCAGTGTAGCAATCAATTTTTTGGCACAATATTTGCTAAACTACAAACTGCAACTCTTGGATAATGGCAGAAAAATACACTCTCAAGCGCCTGTATTTTTCATATAAAAAAGAGAATTACAGCCATTACAACTGCAATTAATGCCGTTACATCCGACAAATGAAGTTGTTTTGCACAAAGCAGTACACATCAATTTGAGCAATGGCAGAATAATTACTGGTGGCACCACAACGGAAACGAGGTTTAGAAAGGCAATGAAAAAACAAAGCAAGCTCATCCAGGGTAACGCCGCCATAGCCCAAGGCGCGTTCTACGCAGGAGCGCGGTTTTACGCCGGGTATCCCATCACCCCTTCGTCCGAAATTGCTGAAATCGCCTCGCGCGAGCTCCCCAAGCTTGGGGGGATTTTCATGCAGATGGAAGACGAACTGGCGAGCATGGGCGCCATTGTGGGTGCATCGCTGGCAGGCGTGAAGTCGTTCACCGCCACCAGCGGCCCCGGTTTTTCGCTTATGCAGGAAAACCTCGGCATGGCGACCATGGGCGAAGTACCTGTGGTGGTAGTGAACGTGCAACGTTCCGGCCCATCCACAGGCCTTGCCACCAAACCGGCCCAGTCCGACATCATGCAGCTGCGCTGGGGACGGCATGGCGACCAGGAAATTATCGCGCTGACCCCGGCCTCGGTACAGGAATGCTTTGACCTGACGGTCAAGGCCTTCAACCTGTCCGAAAAATACCGCGTGCCGGTCATCATGGCCCCTGAAGAAGTCTGCGGCCATATGCGTGAAAACGTCGTCATTCCTGACCAGGGTGAAGTGGAGGTGGTTGACCGTAGCCAGCCCACCTGCGCACCCGCCGACTACAAGCCCTTCTGCTTTGATGAAGGCGCGGTTGCTCCTCTGGCACGCTATGGCAGCGACTATGTTTTCCATGTCACCAGCTCCATGCATGGCGAAAACGGCTTTAGCTGCAATACGCCCGAAAATGCCGGACGCAGGGTCGCCCAGCTGCACACCAAGATTGCCAAGGGCCGTGATGAGATCGTCATGACGCGCTACTTCGGTAAAGAAGACTGCGACACCCTGATCATTACTTCCGGCGTAGTCACCCGTGCGGCCCGCAGTGCCGCGCAAGAGGCAAATGCCAGCGGCGGCAAGGTTGGCGTTCTCCAGCTGCAAACCCTGTGGCCCTTTGCCGATGTGGAAGTGCGGGAAGCCGCACGCAAGGCCAAGCGCATTGTTGTTGCTGAAATGAACTATTCCGGCCAGCTGGCTGGAGAAGTGAAAAAGTATGTGCCGGATCCATCGCTGGTTGTTGGGGTTAACAGCTACAACGGCAGCATCATGACCCCGGCCCAGATCGCAGCCGCCTTGAAGTAAAGGAGAAATACAATGGCACAGGCTATTTCACGCTCGCTTCTTAACAAAGAAGCACTGCCGCTCATGTGGTGTGCGGGCTGCGGCAACGGCATTGTCCTGAACGCGCTTTTGTGCGCCATGGACGAGCTGAATCTCAAAAAGGAAGACGTTCTTGTCGTCACCGGCATTGGCTGCTGGGGCAAGGCCGATGATTATATTTCCGCCAATGCCCTGCATACCACGCACGGGCGCGCCCTCACCTTCGCCACCGGCGCCAAGGCGGCCAACCCCAATCTCCACGTCATCGTTCTTATGGGCGATGGCGACGGCACCACCATTGGCGGCAACCATCTTATCCATACGGCCCGCCGCAATATGGACCTTACGGCCATCATTGTGAACAACCTGAACTACGGCATGACCGGCGGCCAGTATTCGGCAACCACGCCCAACGGAGCCATCACCAGCACCTCTGTTGGCGGCAACCCCGAGCGCGGCTTTGACGTGTGCGATCTGGTGCGCGCCGCAGGGGCCAACTTTGTGGCCCGCGAATCCGTCACCAGCGGCATGCGCCTCAAAAACCGCATTGTTGCCGGTATCCAGAAAAAAGGCTTTTCGCTTATCGAAGCCATGAGCCCCTGCTCCACCCTGTTCGGCCCCCGCAACAAGATGAAGCAGCCTGTGGATATGCTGCGCAATCTCAAGGAAAAGGCCGTTTCCCAGGCAAAGTTTGATTCCATCGAGAACGCAGCGGATCTTGGCTACTTTGTCACCGGCGTCATCGCCGACAAGGACGTTCACGATTTCAACACTCGCTACGAGGCCGAGCGCGCGGTGATCACGGCCGCCAAGGGAGGAAAGTAGCATGGCCCAGTATGAATTTATCATGGCTGGCACCGGCGGGCAGGGCCTTGTGTTTTGCGCGTCCTTCCTTGCTGAAGCCGCTATTCTGGGTGGCCGCAACGTGGTGCAGTCCCAGTCGTACGGCATCTCGCAGCGCGGCGGCTTTATCAGCGCCGAAGTGCTGATGGATGATGCGGAAATCCTTTTCCAGCAGGTCGTCAAACCCAATCTGATCATTGCGCTGAACGAGGTTGTGGGCACCCGTTACGACAATGCCGTAGCCCCTGTTGTGTACGACACCTCGCTCATGAAACCCCGCCAGCTGAGCAACTGGATCGGCATCCCCATGACCGAGATCGCCCACGAGCTGGGCGCACCCAAATCGGCCAACCTTGCCGGTCTTGGAGCGGCCATGGCGCTTACCGGTGCACTGCCTCTGGACACGCTGCTGAGCATCGCCGAGCGCAAGGGCAAACCCGAAGTGGCCAAGATTAACATGGAAGTGATCAGGCGGGGCGCTGCTGCTGCCCAAGCCGCCCGGGGGGGAAACTGATGAGCGAGGAAAAGAAAACTTTTGAAGTTTGCGTGGACGCCGTGCTCTGCAAAGGTTGCGGCTACTGCAAGGAACTCTGCCCCAAGTCTGTTTACGACTTCGGCACGGAATACAATGCGGCTGGCTATCTCTTTATGACTCCGGTCAATGCGCAGGCCTGCATAGGCTGCCGCACATGCATGATGGTCTGCCCCGACTTTGCCATTGAAGTTTTGGAAAAATAACAGGCCGGAGTCAGTCATGGTATACAAGAGCTTTGACGAACTTGAAGCAGCAGTGATGCAAAAAGCCCACAAGTGCAAGGTG is a genomic window of uncultured Desulfovibrio sp. containing:
- a CDS encoding FAD-binding oxidoreductase; its protein translation is MLTKEDIRTHIASFIGEKNMLTKQEDLVCYTYNAGGAAPSAFLPILVALPVTAEEVSKIVGFCNEHKISVVTRSQGSGLSVNAITESDYSIIISLQRMNSIIVEPEILMAVVGPGAITADIKKAAAAHSLMYPPDPASFTFSSIGGNVATDAGGLQCVKYGTTKSYVTGMQVVLASGEIIRAGGKCIKDVTGYNLTQLFTGSEGTLGVITEITLKLIPLPQAKRAMRVAFNNIENAAKAVSAIMTSGVVPSIMEFQEQTLIRAVEDYTHAGLPVDAGAMLLIEVDGDVSTLKPQVEVIRRVCEQLGMVDFHVAETAEEAEQLWVARRSGLPALARVAKGRLGGDPAVPINKLAQAVHMLFEVGKKHGIKVSCQGHAGDGNIHPHFFFNSDEEKKTAAKARSEFHYEIIKMGGTVSAEHGVGREKAPYITKQLGEAQVGAMRAIKKALDPNNILNPGCIFGGQA
- a CDS encoding (Fe-S)-binding protein, which codes for MSKSLDELKAAALKCTRCGQCLTICPVYGKTYEESNSSRGKLFLLRSLADGTVKPTKELMELAARCTLCMRCKAICPSGVNTTDLIMALRRKMAEEGQLPAAKSIAFKAVTKGRLFDMALSHAKPFQSILFKNTENGAGKVSRIPIPAAGLNLRRVVPALADKPLRKIMPAVSSPKGSARARVAFFPGCMLNYVYVNAGKALIDVLVANGVEVHLLDNLQCCGTPLFSSGDFDGAALLAENNARILSRGSFDAVITGCATCGSALSKEYGEVLQNSDALSAWEGFKDKVFDFSDFLIKLGPAPYVQNVPLKATYHDACHLVRGMGVSKQPRSLIRAIPGLRFVEMSRPDVCCGCAGTFSATHYELSQQILADKTSDILSTGADVVATGCSACKMQLIDGLSHRGANIRVLHTAELLAKAYGL
- a CDS encoding 2-oxoacid:acceptor oxidoreductase subunit alpha gives rise to the protein MKKQSKLIQGNAAIAQGAFYAGARFYAGYPITPSSEIAEIASRELPKLGGIFMQMEDELASMGAIVGASLAGVKSFTATSGPGFSLMQENLGMATMGEVPVVVVNVQRSGPSTGLATKPAQSDIMQLRWGRHGDQEIIALTPASVQECFDLTVKAFNLSEKYRVPVIMAPEEVCGHMRENVVIPDQGEVEVVDRSQPTCAPADYKPFCFDEGAVAPLARYGSDYVFHVTSSMHGENGFSCNTPENAGRRVAQLHTKIAKGRDEIVMTRYFGKEDCDTLIITSGVVTRAARSAAQEANASGGKVGVLQLQTLWPFADVEVREAARKAKRIVVAEMNYSGQLAGEVKKYVPDPSLVVGVNSYNGSIMTPAQIAAALK
- a CDS encoding thiamine pyrophosphate-dependent enzyme; this encodes MAQAISRSLLNKEALPLMWCAGCGNGIVLNALLCAMDELNLKKEDVLVVTGIGCWGKADDYISANALHTTHGRALTFATGAKAANPNLHVIVLMGDGDGTTIGGNHLIHTARRNMDLTAIIVNNLNYGMTGGQYSATTPNGAITSTSVGGNPERGFDVCDLVRAAGANFVARESVTSGMRLKNRIVAGIQKKGFSLIEAMSPCSTLFGPRNKMKQPVDMLRNLKEKAVSQAKFDSIENAADLGYFVTGVIADKDVHDFNTRYEAERAVITAAKGGK
- a CDS encoding 2-oxoacid:acceptor oxidoreductase family protein gives rise to the protein MAQYEFIMAGTGGQGLVFCASFLAEAAILGGRNVVQSQSYGISQRGGFISAEVLMDDAEILFQQVVKPNLIIALNEVVGTRYDNAVAPVVYDTSLMKPRQLSNWIGIPMTEIAHELGAPKSANLAGLGAAMALTGALPLDTLLSIAERKGKPEVAKINMEVIRRGAAAAQAARGGN
- a CDS encoding 4Fe-4S dicluster domain-containing protein; protein product: MSEEKKTFEVCVDAVLCKGCGYCKELCPKSVYDFGTEYNAAGYLFMTPVNAQACIGCRTCMMVCPDFAIEVLEK